In the Ranitomeya imitator isolate aRanImi1 chromosome 2, aRanImi1.pri, whole genome shotgun sequence genome, TGTGTAACATTAAATGTGTGTGGAATATTAAGAATTCAGTAGACTCTTTCTTCAGAAAGGAAGATTCTTGCGCCACCTATTGAATGTAGCAATTATAAAAGTAAATACTGACCCTAATTGAGCCTTGCCACaagacttaggataagaagccaaaccatgGAATCTAGTTGTTCACATGTatttcagggtgtttgcccctcctcagtgtaaAGCAAGAGATTCGATTTAGTTCGGTGAAAGGTCTCTGATTTGACATCTAAAGGGAGTTTCActttgtggagagtgccaagctgGCAAACATATAATTATAGATCATAAAATGCTCCTCTGGGAGCATATAGTGTGTTTGTGTGGCACTTAGCGTGTGTAACCTCTCTACTTAGATCCTTTTTTCATACATAGTGTGCCCTCTTTTCACAGACATTACAGAAGTTAAAATATACCTGGTTTAGCTGGAGTCATCCCATTTTTAGCCTTTGTCACCGAGTAATATACAATTGTCTTTGAAAGTTTGAGAACCCCTTAAAATGTTTCCATACATTTTTAAATTGGCTTTAATCTACATTAGATTTTCACATATATTCTAAAAGTAGATAAATAGAAGCAATAGAActttataattttttaaaataatGAAAACAATCCAATATCATGTCCTGTATGTGAGTGTCAAAACTATGTGAATCTTTAGGATTAGCAGATATTGTAAAGATGAAGTTAGATATGTTTTCAATCAATAGGTtgacaatcaggtgtgagtgggTGCCCTGTTATATTTAAAGAGTATCAGCCATTAAGTcaaaagtgcgacatctttgatcTTATTTAAATCTTGCAGCTCCcatgaaaatgtgtttttttttgtttttttttggaagtCCACCAGATACTTTGAGAGACAAGGAACTTATAGGTAGTGGTGCTCAGTGGGTAATAATGTAGAGCAACATAACCCCCTCAGTGAGTCCTGTGTGCAATGCTAAAAATCATATAAATTACTACTAAACATAAATGCCCATATTTTATGGAACCATGTGGCATATTTAAAATAAAATGTGAAATACGTATGGGAGCGGAGATaataaaaaaaagagcaaaattttCCACTTTTGGCCTTGTGACAGTTTCTCTTAAAAGAAGAGGTATCTTTCAAAGTCTAGTTTTCACAACACATGTTTGTGAGAGTATATCATGGCATGAACAAATGAGATATCTGAGTACCTCAGAGCAAGCATGGGGATAATCATCAGTTGGGAAATTGTTACAAAACCTTTTCTAAAGTATTTGAATCCCACCAATCCAAGTCAGACACATTCTATACAAATGGAGTAAATTACACTTCCCAGAGGAGGTCGACAAACAAAGACAACTCCAAGAACTCTGTGTATGATTGTCTGCAgggtcacaaaggaacccaagataacatctaagcaactaaaggcctctctctCATGAGCTATTGTTAATCTTCATGAGCCCACCATCAAGAGGACCCTGAACAACATTGTTATACATGGTAGGATTGTAAAGAGAAAGCTGCTGTGATCCAAAAAGACAATTGCTGTCTCTCTGCAGTTTGATAGACATCACTTGGACAATTCAGAAGGGTATTAGAACAATGTTGACATGAAATACAGGAGAgatgttatgtttggagaaagAAAAGCACTATGTTGCAATATATAAACTCCATACAATCTGTAAAACATGATGGTGGTAGATTGGACCTGTTTTGTTGCATCTCAGCCAGGACAGCTTGTCATCATTAATACAACAGTGAAATTTGAATTACACCAGCAAATTGCAAAGGAAAATGTCAGAAAATTTGCCCATGAGCTCAATCTCAAGAGAATACGACATACTGCAAGACAGCTATGTACAGTAGCTCTGCTTTCGCACAGCTGCTGAATGTGCTTTGTCGAATATGTGGGTCTGTGGTTCCTAATGTTCATATTGTGTAGATGATGCTCACTTTTTATGTCTTTCTTATACCTCTATAAGCTTAGTGGGGTTCTCAATAAATCAATATGCACTTTTTAACAAGTTGTCAAACAAAGCTCAACTTTTTGAAAAAAGTCTAAGAATAATACATGAACTCATACTTTTGTTGCATAAAAAATGTAGTTTTATTCAGTAGAATAAcagaatagaaataaatacaataaCTTAAATtaataattatatatgtaataaaataaatattaataaatatatattttaaattatAAAAATATTTCTGTAGTATTCATGTTTAAGAAAGTCCATAGCGGGATGTTCTTCTTGACTCTGAGATTGCATTTTGAAGCTCCTCGACAGTTGACTGAAAATCCACTTGTAGTATTAACTTATTGGTttcatcatgtattttctttatcaGTTCTTCAAAATGATCATGAATCATTGGAGAAAGGGAAGGGAATTTTTGGTGATTAGCATAGCAGATGTTCCACCATTTGTAGGACATCTTGTAGTGTTACGCTTTTTCTTTGAAACTTCTTTGTAGTTACTTCCCATGAGCCCAGCATCCAATATCTTCCACGACTAATGGGATGAGACTGTGTAACACAGCCTCCTGGAGACATTGACGAGATGCCTACAAAATAATATGTAATGTGATTAATATGAATGTTGAGAATTCACCATTAACAAAATATATTGTCTTCCTGTTATCTCGTCTGTCTGCCTTCTatgttctttttcttcttttttgtctTGTCTATGTAGTACAGATCATTGTAAAAATGAACCTCTCTAGACATGAGAAGGACTTCATCGACTGTATGTGTCCAGAGTCACCTATCTACTTCGGCATAGAGGACAGGATGATGCTTCTACTTTTCACTGTAAGATACGTACCTCTTTCATAAAGTGGTGGAGATGGTGAAGCCATGGCTTCAGCTTCTCAGAAGGTGTTATACTATGTCCTGGAGACTCTTTCTGAATACAAGATATACAAGATTACGATAAGTTATGGGTCAATAAGTAAAGTATTAGCACAAAAACATCAAAGCATGAACTATGAAAATAGTAAAGATAAAGAGGGGACCATATAGACTTACACAGAGCAGAAGATCATCTCTGATTTTGAGGAACATCCCGAGTGACTGTGATACCAGGTCGGGTAGAGCAGATGTGGACAGATTCGCCAGAACTTCTGTAGTCATTGCAACTCGCTCCAAGGTCAAAATCAGACGATCACTGGCCTAAAGAAAGAAATAAGAAAAATATTTGTCTAAGAATTGTTCCTCAAGTATATTAGGATGTAAGAACATTTTATTTCACAGAACATTTATGAAAGAAAGTGGTACCATTAGGTCACACACAGATGGCTTGTGTTTCACCATTCTTCTGTAGCACTTGATTGCACTGGTTGACATGTTCTTCTCCTGTGGACAGATTGAGCAGAATTTGATGAAGCTTTACATAACGTTAAGTGCATTGAATATAAAGTCATCACGAATATCTTTCTATATAGTGTGAATATTATACAGAAGTCAGGAACCACAATATTAAAAACCACCATACAGTATATTATAAATTCTTAATTGAAAAGAGGGATCAATTCCTTTATGGATTCATATtacagggtgctttcacattgaccTTATCTTCACATCATCAATCCCAATTTGAACATCTGTACCAACTATACACTAAAATGTTGTTGGCAGAGCAAATATGCGCTCTGATGTTCATAATTTTCGGGCGTATTGACCTACTGGAGGCAAATATTTGGCCGTGGAGGTGAAGATATTCGGACATAGTAGACTATGTCTGTATGTCCGCCTCcggttttgagggggggggggtaaAATGTAAGCCCAGCGAGACCCAGGAACGTGAAGGTAAGTGAAATATTAAAGCACCCTTAGTTCCTGACTTCTGACTAAATAGATGTAGAActataaaaataatataaatttcCCTTCGTACATGTTCATTCTGCAGTTGTTTGATGACCTTGATGTCAGCGGAAGATACTGATTGATATCTGGACATGGCACAGCGTCTTTTGTGTGGATGTCCGGTCACTGCTACAAGAACAATACTGAAGATCAGGAATCTGATGTCCATGGCTGAAGTATTTGTGGGGATCTGAATAATTTATTCTCGTCCTATGAATCTGTGTATACAATAATAAAATATAGAACATATTTATTACGCATAAACTCATCATGAAAATATCCAAGTTGTTGCTATTCTGCATATACGAGAATAAGAAAAGACACCACATAAAGATAtgcacatatagtaacatagtaacatagtaacatagttagtaaggccgaaaaaagacatttgtccatccagttcagcctatattccatcataataaatccccagatctacgtccttctacagaacctaataattatatgatacaatattgttctgctccaggaagacatccaggcctctcttgaacccctcaactgagttcgttatcaccacctcctcaggcatatCAAATAAGTTAATCAATAAGCATAGTTTATTCTCTGCTCTGCAGGTCAACAAGCCACAAGGAACAGCACAATGGTCAATCAACACATTATCAGAAGTCGATTGATCAATGATCTTGCATCCCTATCGTGTAAAGATAGCAGACGATACCCTGTAGGAGCTGATATTAGAGGCAAGTAGCACCCATTCAAAAATATAAAGAGTCAACTTTTAAAACTCATCTGACATTAGTCTATAGTCCTTCACCGACTGAAAATAGATATCTGAATAAATAACATTAAATGCTGAGTCATCACTTTGGGTTGTACTTTTCTTCTCCATTGGGGGGATTTATAGGCACACATGTGGACATTTTTTGTAGTCTAGATACATAAAGTATACATCTCATTAGAAAAGTGTATAGTTGGTATTACAGAAATATATTGTTCTGAATATCACTGTGGTTTCGGATACCATGTGTGTCCTACCTTCAAATAGTGATCTATGTGCAATGCTGTGTATTGAATTGGCATATTATTGCCTGGGGTTTGCTTATAGTGCACTATTGGTTTTAAATGATTTTAAAAGTCTTTTGGGTCTCAATAAACTTTTCTTTATACTATATGATATTTAGGTATGCATATTTTTATGCGGTGTCTTTTCCTTTTTGAACCAAAAACAAAATGAACCAAACAAAAGATGCTCACCTGCTCGGTTGACTTGGGATCCGctgctgctctcagctctgcttctTGTCTTCCCATGTTTCTCCTTTTATATTTCAGTCTCATGGAGAAATTTTCTTTCTACGTTCAGaattgaaatgacatgagaagagtGTCTACAGTGATGGGAAATTCTTACAACTTTCAGTTTTCTTGGTATGTAGGTAGGAATGTAACGTCAGGTAACTGGGAGGAGACTCCTCCACTACGACAGGTGACAGGAGGAAGCCCTACTATATACAGAGATATTACATTTAGCAACATGACAAAATTACTGAGTGATGGGAGCATGGATGATATAAACAGTCGAATTATCTGTTTTAGATTGATAAACAAAATATCTCTGTATATAGTAGGGATTCCTTCAGTCACCTGTAGTCGTGGAGGAGTCTCCTCCCAGCTACCTGACGTTATCTTCCTAGCTACATACCAAGGAAACTGAAAGTTGTAAGGGTTTTCCACGACTTCTGTCACTTGAATTCCAACTGCAGAGCGAAGTTTTCTCCACATCCTGAAAATGAAGAAATTTCTCTCCTGCAGATTGAAGCATAAAAGGAGAAACATGGGAAGACATAAGTCAGAGCTCGAAGCAGCAGAGAGAGGCAAAGCAAACGGGCAGGTGAGCATCTTCTACTGAATGTTTGTACAGAATATTAGTGCTGTGGACGTCTACACGATAAGTTTATATACAATAATAATGTTCTATGTATGTTTATATCTTACACACAGATCCATTGGAAGAGAAGAAATACTCCAATACTCCAGCCATGGACATCAGATTGGTCATCTTCAGTCTTGTACTTGTCGTAGTGACCGGACATCCACACCGGAGACGCTGCCCCATGTCCAGATATCAATCAGTATCTTCTGCAAACATGAGGATGACTAAACAATTGCAGAATGAACATGTAAGAAAAggcattgttttaatttttatttttattttataaaacaccTATATGTATCCTATATATATGCACCATGAAGAGGATAAACAACTATGAAACACCAAGAAAACCATCCTTCACACAATATCAAATAAAAACCATATATACTTTATTGAAAATTTCTTAAAAAGTAAACAGTGATAGATAAAATCCACAGCACAGGAAAAGAAGGTGGGCTGTCCAGGAAGCACACTCCGAGTATAATAATAACTAAATCCTAATACATGACATATGTGCCAAGTGACCATGTACATACATGCAGAGGAAAATGGGTAAAAGAAAGCACAGTATAAAGTAAATACAAAGTGTATATGATATAATAATTACCTATGGAGCgctcctggagacccaccacacccgacgcgcgtttcgcaatgaaatgcttcgtccaggggacgCGCGTCGGGTATGGTGGGTCTCCAGGAGCGCTCCAtaggtaattattattttttatagatGCACATCTATAGAGACAGGAGTCAGGGTGCTTTCACATGTGTTTGTTACAAGTGAAGAACCAAAGCAAGTGTAAAAGACAGTTAATCTAATATTTTCCGTTATGTTTTACTTGAGAACTTTCAGTGGAAATATTGCAGGTAAAATTGAGTAATTGATTAGTACCACTGTTAATCTAGTACACGTT is a window encoding:
- the LOC138666238 gene encoding interferon lambda-3-like, encoding MDIRFLIFSIVLVAVTGHPHKRRCAMSRYQSVSSADIKVIKQLQNEHEKNMSTSAIKCYRRMVKHKPSVCDLMASDRLILTLERVAMTTEVLANLSTSALPDLVSQSLGMFLKIRDDLLLCKESPGHSITPSEKLKPWLHHLHHFMKEASRQCLQEAVLHSLIPLVVEDIGCWAHGK